Proteins from a genomic interval of Elusimicrobiota bacterium:
- a CDS encoding alkaline phosphatase, which produces MEKVQFRIITVLLLSITAFITDPSYAAKNVVLMIGDGMGPASVVVAKYYSELILGRDLGMQVIMDMGNTGYMVNLSSSGLVTDSAA; this is translated from the coding sequence TTCAGTTTAGAATAATAACTGTTTTATTGTTATCAATTACTGCTTTCATTACAGACCCATCGTATGCAGCGAAAAATGTTGTCTTAATGATTGGTGACGGTATGGGCCCTGCGTCGGTTGTAGTTGCTAAATATTATTCTGAATTAATTCTTGGTAGAGACTTGGGTATGCAAGTAATTATGGATATGGGTAATACAGGTTATATGGTTAATCTCTCGTCTTCCGGGTTAGTAACGGACTCCGCTGCT